CATCTCCATTAGCATCTACTGGAACTAATTTTAACTTAGTTGAAAAGTCTTTATATTTATCAGATGCATCTAAAGTAGCTTTGATACTAGTAACCTTATTAACAAGAGTTCTAGGTCCACTTACATCCACAGTCTTCTTATTTGTCTCTATATTATCAATATTAATTTTTGGTTCTCCTTCAACATCTACAGATATACTTCTTTTCTCATTCACTACTTTTTCTAAGTCTAATGTTATTACATTTGGCTTGATGTCATACTTATTTACACGTTCAGGTAAATTAGCTTGTAAATACACTACATTTTTTCCTTCTTTAGGATCATCTAACCTTCCATAAATGTATATGTTATCTCTATTTATAGGCCTTAAACTAGATAAGTTAGCTCTTATAGATATATCTGCAAGTAATTCCTCTTTTGGATATATTGTTAATCCTCTTTCCTCTAGTACACTCATGTTCGTAATTGTTACAGGTATATCACTAAATGTCCTAGTTTCTACTGGATCTTCTACTGTCATAACATATAACCATAGCACTAATGCACTTAGCAATGATATTAACTTTATTTTAGTATTATTTTTTAATCTATTTTTCATCTAAATATACCACCTTTTAAAAAGCCTTTTTCTTGATCTTGATCACTAGATTTTAAATTGCTTCGTAATATATTAGTTAATCTTTCTTTAGTCATATTTCTATATAATTTTCCTGACTTAGCTATTGATACTGCTCCTGTTTCTTCTGATACTATAAGTGATAAACAATCCGAAATTTCACTTACACCTATGGCTGCTCTATGTCTTGTCCCTAAATCTTTACTTAAGTCCTTACTTTCAGTAAGTGGTAAGAAGCATGCTGCAGCCTTAACTTTTCCATCTCTAATAACAACCGCCCCGTCATGAAGAGGTGTATTAGGTATAAATATATTTATTAATAACTGTCTAGATATCTCAGCATCAATTATAGTTCCAGTATTTATAACTTCCCCTATTCTAGTATCTCTTTCCATTATTATAAGGGCACCTATTTTTTGTCTTGATAATGAGTATAGACACTCAACTATTTCTTCTATATCTTTTTTAAGCTCATCCTCTGATATAGTATAATTATTTTTACCTAAAAAAGTAAATTTAGTTCTTCCTATATATTCAAGTCCAGATCTAAGCTCTGGTTGGAATATTATAAGGACTGCAATCAAACCTACTGTTAAAGTATTTTCTAACATCCAGTATAATGTATGTAAATTAAATATTTCACTGACTTTAGTCGCCACTAAAAGAAATAACATTCCTTTCAAAACTTGCTCTGCCCTAGTATCCTTTATAAAAGTATATACTTTATAAAATATATAGGTAACGATTGCTATATCTACTATGTCTGGTATATTTACATTACTTGCTAAACTAACAAAACCTTGCCAAAAAGAATCTATATTAAACACAGTATTTTCCTCCTGTTTATAATACTTAAATTGCTTACAATATGTATTATACTATATTAATCAAGCTATATTCAATTTATATATAAAATACTTTTTTAATATAAAAAAAAGAGCTTCACAAATGTGAAACTCCTTTTACGATTGGTGAGCGCACAGGGATTCGAACCCCGGACACACGCCTTAGAAGGGCGTTGCTCTATCCAGCTGAGCTATGCACCCACGTTATAGTGGAGCGGGAAACGAGATTCGAACTCGCGACTTCAACCTTGGCAAGGTTGCGCTCTACCACTGAACTATTCCCGCTTATTAAATTGGCGACCTGGAAGGGACTCGAACCCTCGACCTCCAGCGTGACAGGCTGGCATTCTAACCAGCTGAACTACCAGGCCGCATATATATGGTGGGATTAACAGGGCTCGAACCTGTGACCCCCTGCTTGTAAGGCAGGTGCTCTCCCAGCTGAGCTATAATCCCACGACTGGTGACCCATAGGGGAATCGAACCCCTGTTACCGCCGTGAAAGGGCGGTGTCTTGACCGCTTGACCAATGGGCCTTGTTTAAAACCTAGCTACGTCCTACTCTCCCAGGCAGCTTCCCACCAAGTACCATCGGCGCTAAAGAGCTTAACTTCTGTGTTCGGAATGGGAACAGGTGTATCCTCTTTGCTATAGTAACTAGATTAGAGTTAGTACTCTAAAAACTGAATAACATTTGTAAGATTAAATAATCTTGGTCAAGTCCTCGATCTATTAGTATCGGTAAGCTACATACATTGCTGCACTTACACCTCCGACCTATCAACCAGGTAGTCTTCCTGGGATCTTACCCTTACGGTGGGAAATCTTATCTTGAAGTTGGCTTCGCGCTTAGATGCTTTCAGCGCTTATCCATTCCGTACATAGCTACCCAGCCATGCCCTTGGCAGAACAACTGGTACACCAGAGGTACGTCCATCCCGGTCCTCTCGTACTAAGGACAGGTCTCCTCAAATTTCCTACGCCTGCGACGGATAGGGACCGAACTGTCTCACGACGTTCTGAACCCAGCTCGCGTACCACTTTAATGGGCGAACAGCCCAACCCTTGGGACCTACTACAGCCCCAGGATGTGATGAGCCGACATCGAGGTGCCAAACCTCCCCGTCGATGTGGACTCTTGGGGGAGATAAGCCTGTTATCCCCAGGGTAGCTTTTATCCGTTGAGCGATGGCCCTTCCATGCGGAACCACCGGATCACTAAGTCCGACTTTCGTCCTTGCTCGACCTGTATGTCTTGCAATCAAGCTCTCTTCTGCCTTTACACTCTACGCACGATTTCCGACCGTGCTGAGAGAACCTTTGAGCGCCTCCGTTACTCTTTGGGAGGCGACCGCCCCAGTCAAACTGCCCACCTGACAGTGTCCCAATACCTGATTCAAGGTATCTGGTTAGAATCTCAGTACTACAAGGGTGGTATCCCAAGGATAGCTCCACCGAGACTGGCGTCCCGATTTCATAGCCTCCCACCTATCCTGTACATGTAGCACCAAAATTCAATGTCAAGCTACAGTAAAGCTCCATGGGGTCTTTCCGTCCTGTCGCAGGTACCCGGCATCTTCACCGGGATTACAATTTCACCGAGTCTGTTGTTGAGACAGTGCCCAAATCGTTACGCCTTTCGTGCGGGTCGGAACTTACCCGACAAGGAATTTCGCTACCTTAGGACCGTTATAGTTACGGCCGCCGTTTACTGGGGCTTAAGTTCACTGCTTCGGATAAATCCTAACAGATCCCCTTAACCTTCCAGCACCGGGCAGGCGTCAGCTCCTATACATCGTCTTGCGACTTAGCAGAAACCTGTGTTTTTGGTAAACAGTCGCTTGGGCCTATTCTCTGCGGCCACCTCGGGCGTTAACCCTAACGTGGCACCCCTTCTCCCTAAGTTACGGGGTCATTTTGCCGAGTTCCTTAACAACAGTTCTCTCGCTGGCCTTAGGATACTCTCCTCACCCACCTGTGTCGGTTTGCGGTACGGGCACCTTTAATCTCGATAGAAACTTTTCTCGACAGTGTGAAATCAGCTACTTCGCTACTTAATTTCGCTCCCCATCGTACCCCAGCATTATCATGGCGGATTTGCCTGCCTTGACTGCCTCAGTACTTAGCCACACATAACCAACAGTGTGGTTAGCTTATCCTACTGTGTCATTCCATCTCTCAAACGATTATCGGTGGTACAGGAATCTCAACCTGTTGTCCATCACCTACGCCTTTCGGCCTCGGCTTAGGTCCCGACTAACCCAGGGCGGACGAACCTTCCCCTGGAAACCTTGGGTTTACGGCCCGTGGGATTCTCACCCACGTCTCGCTACTCATGCCAACATTCTCACTCCTATACTGTCCACACGTCCTTACGGTCATGCTTCAGCCTGCATAGGAAGCTCCCCTACCTATCATAAATGATATCGTAGCTTCGGTAGTAAGTTTTAGCCCCGGTAATCTTCGGCGCAGGATCACTCGACCAGTGAGCTATTACGCACTCTTTAAATGAGTGGCTGCTTCTAAGCCAACATCCTGGTTGTCTATGCAATCCCACATCCTTTACCACTTAACTTACATTTAGGGACCTTAGCTGACGATCTGGGCTGTTGCCCTCTCGACTATGAATCTTATTACCCACAGTCTGACTCCCAAGTATAAAATAACGGCATTCGGAGTTTGATAATCTTCGGTAAGCGCAATGCCCCCTAGGATATTCAGTGCTCTACCTCCGTATTTCTCAACCTTGAGGCTAGCCCTAAAGCTATTTCGGGGAGAACCAGCTATCTCCGAGCTCGATTGGAATTTCACCGCTATCCACAAGTCATCCCCGAGCTTTTCAACGCTCGTGGGTTCGGACCTCCACGAAATTTTACTTTCGCTTCATCCTGCTCATGGATAGGTCGCTCGGTTTCGGGTCTACGACAGCAAACTTAACGCCCATTTAAGACTCGCTTTCACTACGGCTCCATACCTTAAGTACTTAACCTAGCTTACTATCGTAACTCGTTGGCCCGTTCTACAAAAAGTACGCGGTCACACATATAAAGTGCTTCCACAGCTTGTAAGCGCAGGGTTTCAGGTTCTATTTCACTCCCCTCCCGGGGTTCTTTTCACCTTTCCCTCACGGTACTATGCGCTATCGGTCACTAAGTAGTATTTAGCCTTGGAGGATGGTCCCTCCTGCTTCCCACAGGGTTTCACGTGTCCCGTGGTACTCTGGATCATATCTAAAGAATTATCGTTTCAACTACGTGGCTATTACACTTTATAGCGGAGCTTTCCAACTCTCTTCGTTTACGATGACCTCTTGTTTGTGATATGTCCGCAACCCCAGCGAAGAAAACTTCACTGGTTTGGGCTGTTCCGCGTTCGCTCGCCGCTACTTACGGAATCGAATTTCTTTCTTTTCCTCCGGGTACTTAGATGTTTCAGTTCCCCGGGTTCCCCTCACTAAGCTATGTATTCACTTAATGATACTTAGACATTACTCTAAGTGAGTTTCCTCATTCGGAAATCTTCGGATCAAAGTTTACGTGCAACTCCCCGAAGCTTATCGCAGCTTATCGCGTCCTTCATCGGCTCTTAGTGCCAAGGCATCCGCCCTGCGCCCTTAATAACTTGACCAGTTATCAAAAGTGTTATTTTTTAAAGAGTTTTCTTCTCTTATATTGGTTTATTTAATCATCACTAAATGTTATGCAGTTTTCAAAGTACTAAAATATATCGCCAACGTCTATTCGCTAATACAGCTCATATCCCGTTGCTAAAAGTTCAATATGGTGGAGATGAGGAGGATCGAACTCCTGACCCCTTGCGTGCAAGGCAAGTGCTCTCCCAGCTGAGCTACACCCCCATATTCCCTTTTTCGACAAAAATATATTACCATTTTAATATAATTTCGTCAATATTTTTTAAGATTTTTTCAAAAAAAAATTGAAAAACTCTCAAAATTAAACAGTAGGCAATTACTCCTTAGAAAGGAGGTGATCCAGCCGCACCTTCCGATACGGCTACCTTGTTACGACTTCACCCCAGTCATTGGTTTCACCTTCGACGGCCGCTTCCTAAAAGGTTAGCTAACCGGCTTCGGGCGCCCCCAACTTCCATGGTGTGACGGGCGGTGTGTACAAGACCCGGGAACGCATTCACCGCAGCATTCTGATCTGCGATTACTAGTAACTCCAGCTTCATGTAGGCGAGTTTCAGCCTACAATCCGAACTGAGAATGGCTTTAAGGGATTAGCTCCACCTCGCGGCTTGGCAACCCTCTGTACCACCCATTGTAGCACGTGTGTAGCCCTAAGCATAAGGGGCATGATGATTTGACGTCATCCCCACCTTCCTCCGAGTTATCCTCGGCAGTCCCTCTAGAGTGCCCAACTTAATGCTGGCAACTAAAGGCAAGGGTTGCGCTCGTTGCGGGACTTAACCCAACATCTCACGACACGAGCTGACGACAACCATGCACCACCTGTCACCACTGTCCCCGAAGGGAAATCTCCGATTAGGGAGAGGTCAGTGGGATGTCAAGCTTAGGTAAGGTTCTTCGCGTTGCTTCGAATTAAACCACATGCTCCGCTACTTGTGCGGGTCCCCGTCAATTCCTTTGAGTTTCACTCTTGCGAGCGTACTTCCCAGGCGGAGTACTTAATGCGTTAGCTGCGGCACCGAGGGGGGTAACCCCCGACACCTAGTACTCATCGTTTACGGCGTGGACTACCAGGGTATCTAATCCTGTTTGCTCCCCACGCTTTCGTGCCTCAGTGTCAGTTACAGTCCAGAGAGCCGCCTTCGCTACTGGTATTCCTCCTAATATCTACGCATTTCACCGCTACACTAGGAATTCTACTCTCCTCTCCTGCACTCAAGTTCTCTAGTTTCAAAAGCTTACTACGGTTGAGCCGTAGCCTTTCACTTCTGACTTAAAAAACCACCTACGCACCCTTTACGCCCAGTAATTCCGGATAACGCTAGCCCCCTACGTATTACCGCGGCTGCTGGCACGTAGTTAGCCGGGGCTTCCTCCTCAAGTACCGTCATTATCTTCCTTGAGGACAGAGCTTTACGACCCGAAGGCCTTCATCGCTCACGCGGCGTTGCTGCATCAGGCTTTCGCCCATTGTGCAATATTCCCCACTGCTGCCTCCCGTAGGAGTCTGGACCGTGTCTCAGTTCCAGTGTGGCCGATCACCCTCTCAGGTCGGCTACTGATCGTTGCCTTGGTAAGCCATTACCTTACCAACTAGCTAATCAGACGCGGGTCCATCCTGTACCGCCGGAGCTTTGATACAAAAGTCATGCGACTTCCGTATGTTATCCCGTATTAGTATACCTTTCGGTATGTTATCCGTGTGTACAGGGCAGGTTACCCACGCGTTACTCACCCGTCCGCCGCTCTCTCCGAAGAGATCGCTCGACTTGCATGTGTTAGGCACGCCGCCAGCGTTCATCCTGAGCCAGGATCAAACTCTCAAATATAATTTAAAAAGTTGTCCATCGCTCAGCTAATCATTATCTGAATATCTGGCTTGGTTGTTTGTGTTTAATTCTTAAAAAAGAATTTTTATAATTAACCTACTGTTTAATTTTCAAAGTTCTTAAATATGTTTAAGTATATTTCTTAGATGGTAGCGGTAACAGGAGTCGAACCTGTGACCTTTCGGGTATGAACCGAACGCTCTAGCCAACTAAGCTATACCGCCACAGTTATATAAATGGTGCCCAGAGGCGGAATCGAACCACCGACACGGGGATTTTCAGTCCCCTGCTCTACCGACTGAGCTATCTGGGCATTTCTGGTGGGCCTAGCTGGACTCGAACCAGCGACCTCACGCTTATCAGGCGTGCGCTCTAACCACCTGAGCTATAGGCCCCCAATTGGTCGAGGTGGAGGGACTCGAACCCCCGGCCCCATGGTCCCAAACCATGTGCGCTACCAAACTGCGCTACACCTCGATATAATCTTATTTATATAATTGTTTTAGTGGCAGGGGTGGAGGGACTCGAACCCCCGGCGCACGGTTTTGGAGACCGACGCTCTACCAACTGAGCTACACCCCTATGCATTTTTTGGTGGACCTTCAGGGACTCGAACCCCGGACCTACCGGTTATGAGCCGGGCGCTCTAACCAACTGAGCTAAAGGTCCACTTTATTGGTCGAGGTGGAGGGACTCGAACCCCCGGCCCCATGGTCCCAAACCACGTGCGCTACCAAACTGCGCTACACCTCGACAATTACTGGCGGAGAAGGAGGGATTCGAACCCTCGCACCGGTTAACCCAGCCTAATCCCTTAGCAGGGGATCCTCTTGAGCCACTTGAGTACTTCTCCATATTAATTTGGCGGAGAGGGTGGGATTCGAACCCACGGCCCCTTTCGGAGTCACTGGTTTTCAAGACCAGCTCCTTAAACCACTCGGACACCTCTCCATTGGTGATCCATCCGCGACTCGAACGCGGGACACCCTGATTAAAAGTCAGGTGCTCTACCGACTGAGCTAATGGATCATTTTATTTACTTGGCAGGGGATGCAGGACTCGAACCTACGCATGTAGCAGTCAAAGTGCTATGCCTTACCGACTTGGCGAATCCCCTATAAATGTGGTGAGCGCACAGGGATTCGAACCCCGGACACACGCCTTAGAAGGGCGTTGCTCTATCCAGCTGAGCTATGCACCCACATTATATGTTGTTCTGGAGCGGGTGAAGGGGATCGAACCCTCACAGCCGGCTTGGAAGGCCGGAACTCTACCATTGAGCTACACCCGCATATTTAATTGGTGGAGGATGGTGGATTCGAACCACCGAAATCGTCGATAACAGATTTACAGTCTGCCCCCTTTGGCCGCTCGGGAAATCCTCCACGTTGGAGCTAGTGATAGGAATCGAACCTACAACCTGCTGATTACAAGTCAGCTGCTCTACCGTTGAGCCACACTAGCATATTGGCGGGAATAACAGGACTCGAACCTGTGACCCATTGATTAACAGTCAATTGCTCTACCAACTGAGCCATATTCCCACATATTTGATTATTTTGGCGACCTGGAAGGGACTCGAACCCTCGACCTCCAGCGTGACAGGCTGGCATTCTAACCAGCTGAACTACCAGGCCGCAATTTGGTGGGACTAACAGGGCTCGAACCTGTGACCCCCTGCTTGTAAGGCAGGTGCTCTCCCAGCTGAGCTATAGTCCCATATGTTTATTCTGGAGCGGGTGAAGGGGATCGAACCCTCACAGCCGGCTTGGAAGGCCGGAACTCTACCATTGAGCTACACCCGCATATTTAATTGGTGACCCATAGGGGAATCGAACCCCTGTTACCGCCGTGAAAGGGCGGTGTCTTGACCGCTTGACCAATGGGCCTTATATAATTTTAATGGTTGCGGAGGCAAGACTCGAACTTGCGACCTTCGGGTTATGAGCCCGACGAGCTGCCAACTGCTCCACCCCGCGATGTTTTTGTTAAAATGGTGCCGAAGACCGGAATCGAACCGGTACGAGAGGTAAGTCCCGCAGGATTTTAAGTCCTGTGCGTCTGCCAGTTCCGCCACTTCGGCACATCACCTAGCTACGTCCTACTCTCCCAGGCAGCTTCCCACCAAGTACCATCGGCGCTAAAGAGCTTAACTTCTGTGTTCGGAATGGGAACAGGTGTATCCTCTTTGCTGTAATAACTAGATTATGTTGTTCTGTTTTGAACAAGTATTATATTAACATTTTAATTAAAAAATGTCAATATATTTTTTAAAGATATTTAAGTAAAGTAATATCCTAGAGTTAGCACCCTGAAAACTGAATAACATTTATTAAGATTAAATAATCTTGGTCAAGTCCTCGATCTATTAGTATCGGTAAGCTACATACATTGCTGCACTTACACCTCCGACCTATCAACCAGGTAGTCTTCCTGGGATCTTACCCTTACGGTGGGAAATCTTATCTTGAAGTTGGCTTCGCGCTTAGATGCTTTCAGCGCTTATCCATTCCGTACATAGCTACCCAGCCATGCCCTTGGCAGAACAACTGGTACACCAGAGGTACGTCCATCCCGGTCCTCTCGTACTAAGGACAGGTCTCCTCAAATTTCCTACGCCTGCGACGGATAGGGACCGAACTGTCTCACGACGTTCTGAACCCAGCTCGCGTACCACTTTAATGGGCGAACAGCCCAACCCTTGGGACCTACTACAGCCCCAGGATGTGATGAGCCGACATCGAGGTGCCAAACCTCCCCGTCGATGTGGACTCTTGGGGGAGATAAGCCTGTTATCCCCAGGGTAGCTTTTATCCGTTGAGCGATGGCCCTTCCATGCGGAACCACCGGATCACTAAGTCCGACTTTCGTCCTTGCTCGACCTGTATGTCTTGCAATCAAGCTCTCTTCTGCCTTTACACTCTACGCACGATTTCCGACCGTGCTGAGAGAACCTTTGAGCGCCTCCGTTACTCTTTGGGAGGCGACCGCCCCAGTCAAACTGCCCACCTGACAGTGTCCCAATACCTGATTCAAGGTATCTGGTTAGAATCTCAGTACTACAAGGGTGGTATCCCAAGGATAGCTCCACCGAGACTGGCGTCCCGATTTCATAGCCTCCCACCTATCCTGTACATGTAGCACCAAAATTCAATGTCAAGCTACAGTAAAGCTCCATGGGGTCTTTCCGTCCTGTCGCAGGTACCCGGCATCTTCACCGGGATTACAATTTCACCGAGTCTGTTGTTGAGACAGTGCCCAAATCGTTACGCCTTTCGTGCGGGTCGGAACTTACCCGACAAGGAATTTCGCTACCTTAGGACCGTTATAGTTACGGCCGCCGTTTACTGGGGCTTAAGTTCACTGCTTCGGATAAATCCTAACAGATCCCCTTAACCTTCCAGCACCGGGCAGGCGTCAGCTCCTATACATCGTCTTGCGACTTAGCAGAAACCTGTGTTTTTGGTAAACAGTCGCTTGGGCCTATTCTCTGCGGCCACCTCGGGCGTTAACCCTAACGTGGCACCCCTTCTCCCTAAGTTACGGGGTCATTTTGCCGAGTTCCTTAACAACAGTTCTCTCGCTGGCCTTAGGATACTCTCCTCACCCACCTGTGTCGGTTTGCGGTACGGGCACCTTTAATCTCGATAGAAACTTTTCTCGACAGTGTGAAATCAGCTACTTCGCTACTTAATTTCGCTCCCCATCGTACCCCAGCATTATCATGGCGGATTTGCCTGCCTTGACTGCCTCAGTACTTAGCCACACATAACCAACAGTGTGGTTAGCTTATCCTACTGTGTCATTCCATCTCTCAAACGATTATCGGTGGTACAGGAATCTCAACCTGTTGTCCATCACCTACGCCTTTCGGCCTCGGCTTAGGTCCCGACTAACCCAGGGCGGACGAACCTTCCCCTGGAAACCTTGGGTTTACGGCCCGTGGGATTCTCACCCACGTCTCGCTACTCATGCCAACATTCTCACTCCTATACTGTCCACACGTCCTTACGGTCATGCTTCAGCCTGCATAGGAAGCTCCCCTACCTATCATAAATGATATCGTAGCTTCGGTAGTAAGTTTTAGCCCCGGTAATCTTCGGCGCAGGATCACTCGACCAGTGAGCTATTACGCACTCTTTAAATGAGTGGCTGCTTCTAAGCCAACATCCTGGTTGTCTATGCAATCCCACATCCTTTACCACTTAACTTACATTTAGGGACCTTAGCTGACGATCTGGGCTGTTGCCCTCTCGACTATGAATCTTATTACCCACAGTCTGACTCCCAAGTATAAAATAACGGCATTCGGAGTTTGATAATCTTCGGTAAGCGCAATGCCCCCTAGGATATTCAGTGCTCTACCTCCGTATTTCTCAACCTTGAGGCTAGCCCTAAAGCTATTTCGGGGAGAACCAGCTATCTCCGAGCTCGATTGGAATTTCACCGCTATCCACAAGTCATCCCCGAGCTTTTCAACGCTCGTGGGTTCGGACCTCCACGAAATTTTACTTTCGCTTCATCCTGCTCATGGATAGGTCGCTCGGTTTCGGGTCTACGACAGCAAACTTAACGCCCATTTAAGACTCGCTTTCACTACGGCTCCATACCTTAAGTACTTAACCTAGCTTACTATCGTAACTCGTTGGCCCGTTCTACAAAAAGTACGCGGTCACACATATAAAGTGCTTCCACAGCTTGTAAGCGCAGGGTTTCAGGTTCTATTTCACTCCCCTCCCGGGGTTCTTTTCACCTTTCCCTCACGGTACTATGCGCTATCGGTCACTAAGTAGTATTTAGCCTTGGAGGATGGTCCCTCCTGCTTCCCACAGGGTTTCACGTGTCCCGTGGTACTCTGGATCACATCTAAAGTCTTCTCGTTTCAACTACGTGGCTATTACACTTTATAGCGGAGCTTTCCAACTCTCTTCGTTTACGATACCTCTTTGTTGATGATGTGTCCGCAACCCCAGCGAAGAAAACTTCACTGGTTTGGGCTATTCCGCGTTCGCTCGCCGCTACTTACGGAATCGAATTTCTTTCTTTTCCTCCGGGTACTTAGATGTTTCAGTTCCCCGGGTTCCCCTCACTAAGCTATGTATTCACTTAATGATACTTAGACATTACTCTAAGTGAGTTTCCTCATTCGGAAATCTTCGGATCAAAGTTTACGTGCAACTCCCCGAAGCTTATCGCAGCTTATCGCGTCCTTCATCGGCTCTTAGTGCCAAGGCATCCGCCCTGCGCCCTTAATAACTTGACCAGTTATTAAAAGTGTTATTTTTTGAAGAGTTTTCTTCTCTTATAATTGGTTTATTTAATCATCACTAAATGTTATGCAGTTTTCAAAGTACTAAAGTACAATTAAGTACTAATTTTGAGAACAATAAGCTCTCAAAATTAAACAGTAGGCAATTACTCCTTAGAAAGGAGGTGATCCAGCCGCACCTTCCGATACGGCTACCTTGTTACGACTTCACCCCAGTCATTGGTTTCACCTTCGACGGCCGCTTCCTAAAAGGTTAGCTAACCGGCTTCGGGCGCCCCCAACTTCCATGGTGTGACGGGCGGTGTGTACAAGACCCGGGAACGCATTCACCGCAGCATTCTGATCTGCGATTACTAGTAACTCCAGCTTCATGTAGGCGAGTTTCAGCCTACAATCCGAACTGAGAATGGCTTTAAGGGATTAGCTCCACCTCGCGGCTTGGCAACCCTCTGTACCACCCATTGTAGCACGTGTGTAGCCCTAAGCATAAGGGGCATGATGATTTGACGTCATCCCCACCTTCCTCCGAGTTATCCTCGGCAGTCCCTCTAGAGTGCCCAACTTAATGCTGGCAACTAAAGGCAAGGGTTGCGCTCGTTGCGGGACTTAACCCAACATCTCACGACACGAGCTGACGACAACCATGCACCACCTGTCACCACTGTCCCCGAAGGGAAATCTCCGATTAGGGAGAGGTCAGTGGGATGTCAAGC
The nucleotide sequence above comes from Paraclostridium bifermentans. Encoded proteins:
- the cdaA gene encoding diadenylate cyclase CdaA, producing MFNIDSFWQGFVSLASNVNIPDIVDIAIVTYIFYKVYTFIKDTRAEQVLKGMLFLLVATKVSEIFNLHTLYWMLENTLTVGLIAVLIIFQPELRSGLEYIGRTKFTFLGKNNYTISEDELKKDIEEIVECLYSLSRQKIGALIIMERDTRIGEVINTGTIIDAEISRQLLINIFIPNTPLHDGAVVIRDGKVKAAACFLPLTESKDLSKDLGTRHRAAIGVSEISDCLSLIVSEETGAVSIAKSGKLYRNMTKERLTNILRSNLKSSDQDQEKGFLKGGIFR
- a CDS encoding CdaR family protein; the encoded protein is MKNRLKNNTKIKLISLLSALVLWLYVMTVEDPVETRTFSDIPVTITNMSVLEERGLTIYPKEELLADISIRANLSSLRPINRDNIYIYGRLDDPKEGKNVVYLQANLPERVNKYDIKPNVITLDLEKVVNEKRSISVDVEGEPKINIDNIETNKKTVDVSGPRTLVNKVTSIKATLDASDKYKDFSTKLKLVPVDANGDAVKGVKLDDNFVVATVKFLQEKVVPVKLVFDDSVSNQSNLENYSINPKDITIEGKKEALDNINGINTKPITANDLKNNNSIDVALDIPKDIKIKNKISSIKLNINKNITSEFLISKSDIEIVSKESETGKEVDLSKIPENIKITVSYSDEIKDLSQKDIQLYIDMADTSQGEGKYPIKYKSKYDFKDVQIEPKIVEI